One part of the Palaemon carinicauda isolate YSFRI2023 chromosome 23, ASM3689809v2, whole genome shotgun sequence genome encodes these proteins:
- the LOC137617112 gene encoding uncharacterized protein: MPFNLQQFIVSPRDHVESLTVATKTDLKNLARHYDVQVPATAVKCVILSHILNFLVDEDIVPEEELTDVRALTVTNPNGDLNKLSLQLELEKMKMRAATAAAEVEERKAAAAERAATAATLVEREKAATERERAAAAERAATAAAELEERKAAAAERTAAAAASLERIKVETAAEAAATALEQQEKESEQKNNALRVRLQIEREAATVTERDLAFIRLKEKEEGKLIPEPFDVGKVQKLLPTFEEREPDNYFSVFEDTAKNLNWPQDKWYLIIRNSFKGKALSVCATMLEEHDYFIIKQAILDAYSITAEGYRQIFRNSQKQVQQTFLEFMNGKIKQFQKWVDKVDVKTFEQLKDLIVMEEFLRKIPGSINVYLREQNESDPKKAALKADDYALIHKVGKTPYREIRPKETCTYCKQEGHHISECPDPHCAASYLKRKPNPPQFSPKQMNLPKQEPKPKVEKKKTFHCASQESQAFAPFTCSGKINGKPVTILRDTGSSQTIVSPKVIRPKGETHRYVAVNDLTSKSMLPLINVNLHCPYFSGTTEVAVNPELLPCKNVDVILGNDIANSVVLTNLIAVSPDVVQEECLAVTRSSKKDTPTESSSNPLPVSEPMDFNELMSTYKIQPDSFSYQQRKDVTLQQCFNQVKPKDTNKCSYFYINNNVLMRKFRSSKNSHLETWKDLFQVVVPKDIRPLILELSHSADSHLGITKTYECISQDFYWPNMKNDIKEYVKTCTTCQKTNGALERTHQTIKNLLRKYIHSSGNEWDCDLELIMYVIRGVRNQSTGMSPFELLFGRRPRTILSSVKERILKLGDNEVPLSQYISELNKKLSDLHSIAKTNLITAQEKMKINYDKKAKTRSFKVGDAVLLYHPIAGSPLREKYQGPYTITHRISPTNYIIATPDKRKSTQLVHINLLKAYLSPSTAESKTVMITSAIPYIDCPMDQFTDDPITASWQDSQNSKILENLSDYLQPLYASKFKSLVALFHEFPSITSDKPGRCTMLDHDIKLQPGAAPIKQAFYRTSQKKLGIMKEEVNYLVREGLAEPSASPWASPCLLVGKKNGKFRLCTDYRKINNLTIKDSYPLPRIQDIIDQVSNSTYLTQIDLLKGYYQIKLTETAKEVSSFITPFGLFSYNVMPFGLANAPATFQRVMSLILQDLEKVFVYLDDIIIASDTWVNHIQKIKEVFSRLKQHGLTINLAKSNFCKGQVSYLGHRVGSGKVLPHDANISAITSYPVPTTKQELKRFLGMVGYYSKFSPNFSPFTGPLFALTSSKVNFSWSQQHDQIFNQLKTYLSSPPILMAPNLTKPFYLQTDASDLGYGGILLQHPAPITTITGNLPPLADLLPVSYSSGRFMGSQLNWPTVEKELFAIVATIQRYEIYVDGQDTIYVYSDHSPLSHLHRSTTLNPKLLRWSYILSAHNIQVIAISGRENIVADSLSRITSVDPREIEKNKNKGRL; encoded by the exons atgcctttcaatttgcaacaatttattgtatcaccacgggatcatgtggaatctctcacagttgccacaaaaactgacctaaagaatctagctcgccattatgatgtacaggttcccgcaactgccgtaaaatgtgtaattctcagtcatattttgaacttccttgtagatgaagatattgttccagaagaagaattgactgacgttcgagctctaaccgttaccaatccaaatggtgacttgaataaactaagtctgcagctggagttggaaaagatgaagatgcgagccgcaactgccgccgctgaggtagaagagaggaaagccgctgctgctgaaagagccgcaactgccgcaactctggtagaacgagagaaagctgccacagaacgagaaagagccgctgctgctgaacgagccgcaactgccgccgctgagttagaagagaggaaagccgctgctgctgagcgcacggctgctgccgctgcttccctagaacgtataaaggtggaaactgctgcggaagctgctgcaactgctttggagcaacaagaaaaagaaagtgaacagaaaaacaacgctctccgtgttaggctgcagattgagagagaagcggccacagtaacagaacgggatctggcatttataagactgaaagaaaaggaagaaggtaagctaattcccgaaccctttgatgtgggcaaggtgcagaaattgctgcccacatttgaagaacgggaacctgataactacttttctgtgttcgaagacacagccaagaatctcaattggcctcaggacaaatggtatttgatcatccggaactcatttaaaggtaaagcattatctgtatgtgccactatgttagaggaacatgattatttcataattaaacaggcaatccttgatgcttattctattactgcggaaggttataggcaaatatttcgtaatagtcagaagcaagttcagcagacctttttagaatttatgaatggaaagattaaacagtttcagaagtgggtagacaaagtagatgtcaaaacttttgagcagttgaaagatttaatagtaatggaggagttcttgaggaaaataccaggtagcattaatgtgtatctaagagagcagaatgaatctgaccctaagaaagccgctttaaaggcagatgactatgctcttattcataaagtaggtaaaaccccatatagagaaattagacctaaggaaacttgtacatactgcaaacaagaaggacatcatatttcagaatgtcctgatccacattgtgcagcttcatacttaaagagaaaacctaatccccctcaattctctcctaagcaaatgaatctgcccaaacaggaaccaaaacctaaggtggagaagaaaaagaccttccattgtgcatcacaagagtcccaagcgtttgcacccttcacttgctcaggcaaaataaatggtaaacctgtaaccatactcagagacactggatcctctcaaacgatcgtctctcctaaagtaatacgacctaaaggtgaaactcacaggtatgttgcagttaatgacctaaccagtaagtctatgttgcctctcattaatgtaaaccttcattgtccttatttctctggaactactgaagtagctgtaaatccagaactgttaccatgcaaaaatgtagatgtaatcctgggtaatgacatagctaactctgttgtcttaacaaacttaatagcagtatctccagatgttgtacaggaggaatgcttagcagtgacacgaagcagtaaaaaggacacccctactgaatcatcatcaaacccgttgccagtctctgaacctatggatttcaacgagttgatgagtacatataagatccagcctgattcctttagctatcaacaaaggaaagatgtcactctacagcagtgtttcaaccaagtgaaaccaaaggataccaacaagtgttcttatttttatattaataataatgtactaatgagaaaattcaggtccagcaagaacagtcatctagaaacctggaaggatctattccaggtagttgttcctaaggatataagacctctgatcctagaattgtctcactctgctgactctcatcttggtatcactaaaacatatgaatgcatcagtcaagacttttattggccaaacatgaagaatgacattaaagagtacgtaaaaacatgtacaacatgtcaaaaa accaatggagcattagaacgcactcaccagaccattaaaaatcttctccggaaatacatccatagttcaggtaacgagtgggattgcgatttggaactgatcatgtacgtcatacgaggagttcgaaatcagtctactggtatgtcaccttttgaactactcttcggtcgacggccacgaactatcctcagttcagtcaaagaacgcatcctgaagttgggagataatgaggtacctctttcccaatatatttcagaactcaacaagaaactttcagatcttcactccatcgccaaaactaacttgataacagctcaagagaagatgaagattaactatgataaaaaggctaaaaccagaagtttcaaagtaggagatgcagtgctgctataccatccgattgcaggctctcccctacgagagaaataccagggaccatataccatcactcaccgtatctcgccaaccaactatataatcgccactccagataagcgtaagtctactcaattagtccacataaacctcttaaaggcctatttgtctccctcaacagctgaaagtaaaacggtaatgattactagtgccataccatacatagattgtcctatggatcaatttacagatgatccaataactgcatcttggcaggattctcaaaactcgaagatcttggaaaacttatcagactatctacaacccttatatgcatcaaaatttaaatctttagtagctttattccatgaatttcctagtataacttcagataaaccaggccgatgcaccatgctagatcatgacatcaaactacaaccaggtgctgcacccattaaacaagctttctatcgaacatcacagaagaaattgggtatcatgaaagaagaagtgaactacttggtaagagaaggattggcagaacccagtgcgtcaccatgggcttccccatgtctcctagtaggaaagaaaaatggtaaatttcgtctttgtaccgattacaggaaaattaataatttaacaattaaagactcgtatcctctaccaagaatacaagatatcattgaccaagtaagtaattcaacctacttaacccaaatagatttgttgaagggttattaccaaattaaattaacagaaacggcaaaggaagtttcttcatttatcactccatttggactatttagttataatgtaatgccattcggattagccaacgcacctgccaccttccaaagagtaatgtctttaattttacaggacttggaaaaagtatttgtatatttagatgacatcattattgcctctgacacctgggtaaaccatattcaaaagataaaagaagttttctcaaggttgaaacaacatggattaacgatcaacttagcaaaaagtaatttttgcaaaggtcaggtatcttaccttggtcatcgagttggcagtggtaaagtattaccccatgatgcaaatattagcgccataacttcttatcctgttccaactaccaaacaggaattaaaaagatttctaggtatggtaggatattactctaagttcagtccaaatttctcgccattcacaggaccactatttgctttaacttcttcaaaagtaaatttttcttggagccagcaacatgatcaaatatttaaccagctaaaaacttacttgtcatctcctcctatattaatggcacctaacctcaccaaaccattctatctccaaacagacgctagtgatcttggatatgggggcattttgttacagcatcctgctccaataacaaccataacaggaaacctgcccccactagctgatctgttaccagtctcttattccagtggacgatttatgggttcccaactaaattggcccactgtggagaaagaactattcgccatcgtagctaccatccagagatacgagatttatgttgatggacaagacacgatctacgtctacagcgaccactctcctctgtcgcatctccataggtccactactctcaaccctaaacttttaagatggtcatacatactatctgcacataatatccaagtaatcgccatatcaggacgagaaaacattgtggcagactcattatcaaggataacctcggttgatcctcgggaaatagaaaaaaacaaaaacaaggggagactgtga